In Bacillus sp. Marseille-Q1617, a genomic segment contains:
- a CDS encoding YuzF family protein has product MYSMYPYRTNPQVPSNGPMQVVVVEPYVYAALKSLIGKRVVIDTSRGSVSGTVADAKPDHVVVKEHDSSFFVRICEIVWIMPED; this is encoded by the coding sequence ATGTACAGCATGTATCCGTATCGAACCAACCCGCAAGTACCTTCCAATGGACCGATGCAAGTGGTTGTAGTGGAGCCTTATGTATATGCTGCCCTTAAAAGTCTTATCGGGAAAAGAGTGGTCATTGATACATCACGGGGCTCGGTAAGCGGTACAGTGGCTGATGCTAAGCCTGATCATGTCGTGGTGAAGGAGCATGATTCTTCTTTCTTTGTCCGTATTTGTGAGATTGTGTGGATTATGCCGGAGGACTGA
- a CDS encoding phytoene/squalene synthase family protein, giving the protein MYSVKEAYKHCENIISHHSKTFYKAFSMLPKNERNAVWAVYSFCRKVDDIVDEGSNPEVELAQFKTEFDLFLKGDSDSANPSWMALNDVFKRYEMNERAFHDLIKGQEMDLTINRYETLDELLDYSYHVASTVGLMLLPILAPGKTDVLEEGGVSLGLAMQLTNILRDISEDLERDRIYLPREIMKRHGVTEGSLRAGIVDASFIDMWEEIAGHAEYYYGEAFKTMKEYPLSSRIPVKGAAYLYRAILPTIRSKEYTVFGQKHYVAEETKKEIVVGLSSLC; this is encoded by the coding sequence ATGTATAGTGTCAAAGAAGCGTATAAACATTGTGAAAACATCATATCGCACCATTCCAAAACCTTTTATAAAGCCTTCTCCATGCTGCCGAAAAACGAACGCAACGCCGTGTGGGCCGTCTATTCCTTTTGCCGGAAAGTGGATGATATTGTGGATGAGGGGAGTAACCCCGAAGTGGAACTTGCCCAGTTCAAAACGGAATTCGATCTGTTTTTAAAAGGAGACTCTGATTCCGCGAACCCTTCATGGATGGCCCTCAATGATGTGTTCAAGCGCTATGAGATGAACGAACGTGCCTTTCATGACTTGATCAAGGGGCAGGAAATGGATTTAACGATCAACCGCTATGAAACCCTTGATGAGCTTCTGGACTACTCCTATCATGTCGCCAGCACGGTCGGGTTGATGCTCCTGCCGATCCTTGCCCCTGGTAAAACGGACGTGTTGGAAGAAGGTGGTGTGTCGCTCGGCCTCGCCATGCAGCTCACCAATATTCTGCGTGACATCAGTGAAGACCTTGAACGTGATCGGATCTACCTCCCCCGGGAAATCATGAAGCGTCATGGGGTTACGGAAGGGTCGCTCCGAGCCGGTATCGTCGATGCTTCCTTCATCGACATGTGGGAAGAAATCGCCGGGCATGCCGAATATTATTATGGTGAAGCGTTCAAGACGATGAAAGAATACCCGCTTTCATCCCGAATCCCGGTGAAGGGTGCTGCGTATCTGTATCGGGCAATCCTCCCGACGATCCGTTCGAAGGAATATACCGTGTTCGGTCAGAAACATTATGTAGCAGAGGAAACGAAGAAGGAAATTGTGGTTGGTTTGAGCTCACTTTGTTGA
- a CDS encoding Gfo/Idh/MocA family protein, whose translation MKIAIIGLGDIAKKAYLPVLSQKEGIELVLCTRNLETLNTLADKYRIEEKVQSIDELITKEIDAAFISTATEAHFEIAEKLLERGIHVYIDKPISMNLGETDRIVSLAKEQNKIAMVGFNRRFIPRVHELKEHGKASLILMQKNRFASPDHVRRFVVEDFIHVVDTLRFLMNTDVRNVKVECLKDGDELHHLVIQLLGDGCTAIGIMNRNGGVTEETIEYHTGHHKYVVNSLVETTHYHNKDISITKFGDWEPTLHKRGFYQLVDHFIDCAANNRTPDPSIEDSLITHEICERIVKSIDSQA comes from the coding sequence ATGAAAATAGCCATTATCGGTTTAGGCGATATCGCAAAAAAAGCATACTTACCCGTTCTATCCCAAAAGGAAGGAATCGAGCTTGTCCTATGTACAAGAAACTTAGAGACGCTGAACACACTGGCGGATAAGTATCGAATCGAGGAGAAGGTCCAGTCAATAGATGAATTGATCACAAAAGAAATCGACGCTGCTTTCATAAGCACCGCAACGGAAGCCCATTTTGAAATAGCGGAGAAGCTCCTTGAACGCGGGATTCATGTCTACATCGACAAGCCGATTTCCATGAACCTCGGGGAAACCGATAGAATCGTCAGTCTCGCCAAGGAGCAAAACAAAATCGCCATGGTCGGATTCAACAGACGCTTCATCCCTCGTGTACATGAGCTGAAGGAACATGGAAAAGCAAGCTTGATCCTGATGCAGAAGAACCGGTTCGCATCCCCTGACCATGTAAGGAGATTTGTCGTTGAAGATTTCATTCACGTAGTCGACACGCTCCGCTTCCTGATGAATACGGATGTCCGAAATGTCAAAGTGGAATGCCTGAAAGACGGGGATGAGCTCCACCACCTGGTCATCCAGCTGCTCGGCGATGGCTGCACAGCCATCGGCATCATGAACCGAAATGGCGGGGTGACGGAAGAAACCATCGAGTATCATACCGGACATCACAAATATGTCGTCAACAGCCTGGTTGAAACCACTCATTACCATAACAAAGATATCAGCATCACCAAGTTCGGTGACTGGGAACCGACCCTCCATAAGCGCGGATTCTACCAGCTGGTCGATCACTTTATCGACTGTGCTGCAAACAACCGGACACCGGACCCTTCGATCGAGGATTCCCTCATCACCCATGAAATCTGTGAGAGGATCGTTAAATCAATCGACTCGCAGGCTTAA
- a CDS encoding DUF3298 and DUF4163 domain-containing protein: MSISFPVSIKTRMISSGPKQTVYYPKAVEMQNRELQRFINRSIVHETQNLIHEQAGNMPTSVEEMLGSFEIKNNQREVLSLSLSNYTYHYQAAHGLTIIKSLTFDLGKEKLCSLKDLFKPGSGYVKRISDLVAQQIKQRDIPLLGEFQGIRPDQDFYIADKALVVYFQLYEITPYVFGFPMFPISVYDLQDIIEESGPLGRMAVNN, from the coding sequence TTGTCCATATCGTTTCCAGTAAGTATAAAAACGAGGATGATCAGCAGCGGACCTAAGCAGACGGTCTATTATCCAAAAGCAGTGGAAATGCAGAATCGGGAATTACAACGATTCATCAACCGTTCCATTGTCCATGAGACCCAGAACCTGATCCATGAGCAGGCCGGCAATATGCCGACGAGCGTGGAGGAGATGCTTGGGTCATTTGAAATCAAGAACAACCAGCGTGAGGTACTGAGTCTATCACTCTCGAACTATACGTATCATTACCAGGCAGCGCACGGGCTGACGATCATCAAGTCGCTGACATTCGATCTCGGGAAAGAAAAGCTTTGCAGTTTGAAAGATTTATTCAAGCCCGGCAGCGGGTATGTGAAGAGGATCTCGGACCTGGTGGCCCAGCAGATCAAACAGCGGGACATTCCGCTCCTCGGCGAGTTCCAGGGCATACGCCCCGACCAGGATTTTTACATCGCTGACAAGGCGCTGGTGGTCTATTTTCAACTCTATGAAATAACGCCATACGTCTTTGGATTCCCGATGTTTCCGATCTCCGTCTATGATCTGCAGGACATCATTGAGGAAAGCGGCCCGCTTGGAAGGATGGCAGTCAATAATTAA
- a CDS encoding DUF3231 family protein translates to MPEKPALTSSELGVLWITYQQKTMIKRMLEYLINHADDEQAKTIMEDLYDEISSIPDEIKTMFQQEGAAAPIGFTKEDVSLDAPKLYENGFDITLIRMVQEISMGMHTLNITMSYREDVIKLCQRLTAITQKYYAICTHYLLERGQLSRSPFIPMPKSVEFIKDTNYLKGMTPMSKSRHLNTVEVANLYHAVEANVSGIIMIDGFAQVAQKKDARKFFERGSKIANDIVHDLSKKMMESKLQVPVAANGNVTNSTTPPFSDKLMMYCVSLFCSFSVGSGSIGTAFSLRNDLPAKMVMIMQDIFSYAHDGAKIMIKHGWMEEPPQT, encoded by the coding sequence ATGCCCGAAAAACCGGCACTAACTTCGTCAGAACTGGGTGTGTTGTGGATCACCTATCAGCAAAAAACGATGATCAAACGAATGCTCGAATATCTGATCAACCACGCAGATGATGAACAGGCGAAAACGATCATGGAAGATTTGTATGATGAAATCAGTTCCATCCCTGATGAAATAAAGACCATGTTTCAGCAGGAAGGAGCAGCGGCCCCGATCGGTTTTACAAAGGAGGATGTGTCCCTCGATGCTCCTAAATTGTATGAAAATGGTTTCGATATCACTTTGATCCGTATGGTCCAGGAAATCAGTATGGGGATGCATACGCTGAATATCACGATGTCCTATCGCGAGGATGTAATCAAACTTTGCCAGAGGCTGACCGCCATCACGCAGAAATATTATGCGATCTGCACACATTATCTGCTTGAAAGGGGTCAGCTCAGCCGCTCACCATTTATTCCGATGCCAAAGTCGGTAGAATTTATTAAAGACACAAATTATTTAAAAGGCATGACCCCTATGTCCAAATCAAGACATCTGAACACGGTGGAGGTGGCCAACTTGTATCACGCTGTGGAAGCAAACGTATCCGGAATCATCATGATTGATGGTTTTGCGCAGGTTGCGCAGAAAAAAGATGCCCGCAAGTTCTTTGAAAGAGGCAGTAAAATTGCGAATGATATCGTCCATGACCTGAGTAAAAAGATGATGGAAAGCAAGCTTCAGGTCCCCGTTGCGGCCAATGGAAACGTCACAAATTCCACTACTCCGCCTTTCTCGGACAAATTGATGATGTACTGTGTCAGCTTATTCTGCAGCTTTTCTGTCGGAAGCGGATCGATCGGCACGGCTTTCAGTCTGCGGAATGACCTGCCAGCGAAAATGGTCATGATCATGCAGGATATCTTCAGCTACGCCCATGACGGAGCGAAAATCATGATCAAACACGGCTGGATGGAAGAACCGCCTCAGACTTGA
- the zupT gene encoding zinc transporter ZupT, whose translation MAENLLLAFGLTLMAGLATGIGSCLAFFASTTNTKFLSISLGFSAGVMIYVSMIEIFVKAQDALVSAMGVTQGNWVTVAGFFGGIILIALIDKLIPKQGNPHELKKVEDMNKPGNAKLLKMGTFTALAIAIHNFPEGIATFTSALQDPSLGIAIAVAVAIHNIPEGIAVSVPVYFATGDKKKAFKLSFLSGLSEPVGAVVAYLVLMPYLNDIMFGIIFAAVAGIMVFISLDELLPAAKQYDEAHLSIYGTIAGMAVMAVSLLLFI comes from the coding sequence ATGGCTGAAAATTTACTATTGGCGTTCGGGTTAACATTGATGGCCGGGCTTGCGACCGGGATCGGAAGCTGTCTTGCATTCTTTGCCTCAACTACGAATACGAAGTTCCTGTCGATATCGCTCGGTTTTTCGGCCGGGGTGATGATTTATGTGTCGATGATCGAGATTTTTGTAAAGGCGCAGGATGCACTTGTATCCGCAATGGGCGTCACACAAGGGAACTGGGTGACGGTTGCAGGTTTTTTCGGCGGGATCATCTTGATTGCATTGATCGATAAGTTGATCCCGAAGCAGGGGAATCCCCATGAACTAAAGAAAGTCGAGGATATGAATAAGCCGGGAAATGCGAAGCTCTTAAAAATGGGTACATTCACCGCGCTCGCCATCGCAATCCATAACTTCCCGGAAGGAATCGCCACGTTCACATCCGCCCTGCAGGACCCGTCGCTCGGGATTGCCATTGCAGTGGCGGTCGCAATCCACAATATCCCGGAAGGAATTGCAGTGTCCGTTCCGGTTTATTTTGCAACGGGTGATAAGAAAAAGGCATTCAAGCTTTCTTTCCTATCCGGTTTATCAGAGCCGGTCGGAGCGGTGGTGGCTTACCTGGTTTTGATGCCTTACCTGAACGATATCATGTTCGGGATCATCTTTGCTGCCGTTGCCGGGATCATGGTATTCATCTCGCTGGATGAGCTGCTGCCGGCCGCGAAACAGTATGATGAAGCCCACCTGTCCATTTATGGGACGATCGCCGGAATGGCGGTTATGGCGGTAAGTTTATTGTTGTTTATTTAG
- a CDS encoding Nramp family divalent metal transporter, with protein MSLEVNTNVSAPKSFKKRAALIGPGFVAAATGVGTGDLVAALVAGAGFGLVFVWAIVVGSILKHFLNEGVGRWHLATGKTILEGWQEMGKWATGYFGIYAVIWGFVYGAAAASACALAMTTMFPVMPFWAWAVIHAIAGFLLVWTGRYLIFEKVMMFLIGLMFVTVVGSAALFLPNLGEFMKGFVPTIPEGSFLLALGLVGGVGGTITMTSYGYWLKEKGWSGKEWIPTMRLDSKAAYTMTAIFTLALLIVGSQFLYGTGVEIEGEEGLIKLTGLLGDKYGGFISWMFLIGFWSAAFSSLLGVWNGVPYLFADFIRVIKKRTDRPVTEKDPAYRLFLAWLTFPPLLLLFFGKPVQLIILYGALGALFMPFLSFSLIWLLNSKKVDKDYRNSPLANFVFAACILLFAILAVTKLISIF; from the coding sequence ATGTCACTTGAAGTGAACACGAATGTATCAGCACCTAAATCTTTTAAAAAACGGGCCGCCCTGATCGGTCCTGGATTCGTTGCAGCGGCAACCGGGGTCGGCACAGGGGATCTCGTTGCTGCCCTGGTGGCCGGAGCCGGTTTCGGGCTCGTGTTTGTCTGGGCGATCGTGGTCGGTTCCATCCTGAAGCATTTCCTCAATGAAGGGGTGGGACGCTGGCACCTTGCCACAGGGAAAACGATTCTTGAAGGCTGGCAGGAGATGGGGAAATGGGCGACCGGATACTTCGGTATATATGCTGTCATCTGGGGTTTCGTCTACGGGGCTGCCGCAGCCTCGGCCTGTGCGCTTGCCATGACCACGATGTTTCCGGTCATGCCTTTCTGGGCGTGGGCAGTCATTCATGCCATTGCAGGCTTCCTGTTGGTGTGGACCGGCCGCTACCTGATATTTGAAAAGGTCATGATGTTTCTGATCGGGCTTATGTTTGTAACAGTCGTGGGTTCGGCAGCCTTATTCCTGCCGAACCTCGGTGAGTTCATGAAAGGCTTTGTCCCGACCATTCCGGAAGGATCATTCCTCCTTGCCCTTGGATTAGTGGGGGGAGTCGGCGGGACGATCACGATGACCTCTTACGGCTATTGGCTGAAGGAAAAGGGCTGGAGCGGGAAGGAATGGATTCCGACGATGCGTCTCGATTCCAAGGCAGCCTACACGATGACGGCTATCTTCACTCTCGCCCTGCTCATCGTGGGGAGCCAATTTTTATATGGGACAGGCGTAGAAATTGAAGGGGAAGAAGGCTTGATCAAACTGACGGGGCTGCTTGGGGATAAATATGGCGGATTCATTTCGTGGATGTTCCTGATCGGATTCTGGTCTGCGGCATTTTCATCCCTGCTCGGTGTATGGAACGGGGTCCCTTATCTATTCGCCGATTTCATAAGGGTTATAAAGAAACGGACCGACCGGCCTGTAACGGAAAAGGACCCGGCATACCGCCTCTTCCTGGCATGGCTCACCTTTCCGCCATTGCTGCTGTTGTTCTTCGGTAAACCGGTCCAGCTGATCATCTTATACGGAGCATTGGGTGCGTTGTTCATGCCGTTTTTATCATTCAGCCTGATTTGGCTGTTAAACTCAAAGAAAGTGGACAAGGACTACCGCAACAGTCCATTGGCTAATTTTGTATTTGCTGCGTGTATCCTGTTATTCGCGATCCTTGCAGTGACGAAATTGATTTCTATTTTTTAA
- a CDS encoding CBO0543 family protein, with translation MYLLLVIVVWILFAYKFVDWSQWGKQYPTLLFFMLVNFVYNYFYYDYTLWAFRGVTAEWLNHSIINTAFTFFICPVGLIIYLQRFPEKRTSQLLYILIWTAFYTAIEALFAHKGMYVYDHGWNGWWNIPLNLILFSVLYLHYRNPLRAIGVSVLLVVVFYLIFPFPLESLK, from the coding sequence ATGTATTTACTATTGGTGATCGTGGTTTGGATTCTGTTTGCATATAAATTCGTTGATTGGTCCCAGTGGGGAAAACAGTATCCGACGCTATTATTTTTCATGCTGGTCAACTTTGTATACAATTATTTTTATTATGACTATACTCTCTGGGCCTTCAGGGGTGTGACCGCAGAGTGGCTGAATCATTCCATCATCAACACGGCGTTTACTTTTTTTATCTGTCCGGTGGGCCTCATCATTTATCTTCAACGTTTTCCTGAAAAGAGAACCAGCCAGCTTCTCTATATTTTAATATGGACCGCATTTTATACTGCCATTGAGGCCCTTTTCGCTCACAAAGGCATGTATGTGTATGACCATGGATGGAATGGATGGTGGAATATCCCGTTGAACCTTATATTGTTCAGTGTACTGTATCTGCATTACAGGAATCCACTGAGAGCCATTGGTGTGTCGGTTTTACTTGTGGTCGTCTTTTATTTAATATTCCCGTTCCCTTTGGAAAGTTTAAAATAA
- a CDS encoding NAD(P)/FAD-dependent oxidoreductase, which translates to MNTAIIGGGVGGLMSALLLSKQGVEVTIYEKEAQLGGRLAFVERDGYRIDQGPTIVLLPEMFQALLEEAGISRDRYELLLCDPLYSLQFPDGLTFTKYPDRDRHLEEMENVFPREVEGFRQFLKEGKERFRIGKKSFLEESFVNPFDFWKPGNLKSLFKLKPYQSVKTLMSGYFQDERLQTIYALQSLYIGGNPFQSPAMYSLVSFAEHQYGIHYLKGGYASLVPVLEEELRRRNVRIHLNCEVKDIPRQGKRVTGVRTRDGLQPYDSVIFNGDFPGLDPLIKRKETREYVPSSGCVLLYFGLNKVYDDVNVHHYVMGESFSKHMKDVFGDKVIPDDPAIYTFHPSKMDDSLAPEGKGVLYALVPVPSDTDIDWENEKEWIDGLIDRLEKRAFPGLRESIEWMEVRTPQDAKQFGLHRGGSFGVAPTLLQSGVFRPQVKPYRIGNLYAVGASIHPGGGIPLVMQGAKLLADQLLSDQKNPAIKGVNVHV; encoded by the coding sequence ATGAATACAGCGATCATTGGAGGCGGCGTCGGAGGGCTGATGAGTGCCTTGCTCCTGTCGAAACAGGGTGTAGAGGTGACCATTTATGAAAAAGAAGCACAGTTGGGCGGGAGATTGGCATTCGTGGAAAGGGACGGTTACCGGATCGACCAGGGACCGACCATCGTCCTTCTCCCCGAGATGTTTCAGGCCCTGCTGGAAGAAGCGGGAATTTCCCGGGACAGATACGAACTGCTCTTATGCGACCCGCTCTATTCCCTTCAATTCCCCGACGGCCTGACATTCACGAAATACCCTGATCGGGACCGGCACCTCGAGGAAATGGAGAACGTGTTTCCACGTGAGGTCGAGGGGTTCAGGCAATTTTTAAAAGAAGGAAAAGAACGGTTCCGGATCGGGAAGAAATCGTTCCTGGAAGAGTCATTCGTCAATCCATTTGATTTCTGGAAGCCGGGTAATCTCAAGTCGCTTTTCAAACTCAAACCCTATCAATCTGTCAAAACATTGATGTCCGGCTACTTTCAGGATGAGCGGCTGCAGACGATCTATGCGCTCCAGTCCCTCTATATCGGGGGAAATCCGTTTCAGTCGCCTGCCATGTATTCGCTCGTTTCCTTCGCGGAGCATCAATACGGCATCCATTACCTGAAGGGCGGGTATGCTAGCCTTGTCCCTGTATTGGAAGAAGAGCTCAGGAGACGGAATGTAAGGATCCATCTCAATTGCGAGGTGAAGGATATCCCGAGACAGGGCAAGCGGGTAACGGGAGTGAGGACAAGGGACGGTCTGCAACCCTATGATTCTGTCATTTTCAATGGAGACTTCCCGGGACTCGACCCATTGATCAAGAGGAAAGAAACAAGGGAATATGTACCGTCATCAGGTTGCGTGCTGCTGTATTTCGGCTTAAATAAAGTGTATGACGATGTCAATGTACATCATTATGTGATGGGGGAAAGCTTTTCAAAACATATGAAAGATGTGTTCGGTGATAAGGTAATTCCGGATGATCCCGCCATTTATACGTTTCATCCGTCCAAGATGGATGACAGCCTGGCACCAGAAGGCAAAGGCGTGCTGTATGCGCTCGTACCCGTCCCCTCTGACACGGATATCGATTGGGAAAACGAAAAAGAGTGGATCGATGGGCTAATTGACCGTTTGGAAAAACGGGCCTTCCCGGGGCTCCGTGAATCGATCGAATGGATGGAAGTCCGGACCCCGCAGGATGCAAAGCAATTCGGGCTTCACAGGGGCGGGAGCTTCGGCGTGGCACCGACCCTCCTGCAATCAGGCGTATTCAGACCCCAGGTCAAACCGTATCGCATCGGCAATCTTTACGCAGTCGGGGCGTCCATCCATCCCGGAGGCGGCATCCCGCTGGTTATGCAGGGAGCAAAACTTTTGGCCGATCAACTATTGAGCGATCAAAAAAATCCAGCGATAAAAGGAGTGAATGTACATGTATAG
- a CDS encoding NAD(P)/FAD-dependent oxidoreductase, with protein MGKRIIVVGAGPGGLAAAMLLAGKGYDVNVFEKQDYIGGRNAEIRLGDYKFDMGPTFLSMFHIVEELFSAADRKASDYMEAVELRSMYELIFENRRVVMSRDRERMKQEIEAHYPGNGEGYERFMNETAKKMEALSPVLQSKMDRFMHYFQPKVLQALPELELGRSLYDVLSRYFTEEELKLAFTFQSKYLGMSPWECPGAFSILSYMEHAYGVFHPIGGVNQLSKAMARVTEEHGGKIHTGSGVKSLWIEGKKVRGVYLEDGRSVEAEEVIINSDFAHAMTNLVDGNQLKKYSPKKLAKKKYSCSTFMLYLGLDTIYKDMPHHTIAFSKDYKKNVEEITKEKILSEDSSLYIQNASVTDPTLAPEGKSTLYILAPVPNNFSGIDWEQEKGTFRELILKTVEEKTGFKNLEAHIDVEKMITPKNWEQDLYVYQGATFNLGHQLSQMMVFRPHNRFEELESCWLVGGGTHPGSGLPTILESARITANGILEQDLQESIPVSPLPIMEGL; from the coding sequence ATGGGTAAGCGGATTATCGTGGTTGGAGCAGGTCCCGGCGGCTTGGCGGCTGCCATGCTTCTGGCCGGTAAGGGATATGATGTAAACGTTTTTGAAAAGCAGGATTATATCGGCGGCCGGAATGCGGAGATCCGCCTGGGAGATTACAAGTTCGATATGGGACCGACATTTTTATCGATGTTTCATATTGTCGAAGAGTTGTTCTCCGCTGCGGACCGGAAAGCGTCGGATTACATGGAGGCGGTCGAACTGAGGTCCATGTATGAATTGATCTTCGAGAACCGCAGAGTCGTCATGTCACGGGACCGGGAGCGCATGAAACAGGAAATCGAAGCCCACTATCCGGGCAATGGGGAAGGGTATGAACGCTTCATGAATGAAACGGCAAAGAAGATGGAGGCCCTTTCCCCGGTGCTGCAGTCGAAGATGGACCGCTTCATGCATTATTTTCAGCCCAAGGTGCTTCAGGCACTTCCGGAACTTGAACTCGGACGTTCCCTCTACGATGTGCTGTCGCGTTATTTCACAGAAGAGGAACTGAAGCTCGCCTTTACGTTCCAGTCGAAATATCTCGGCATGTCGCCGTGGGAATGCCCGGGTGCCTTCTCGATCCTTTCTTATATGGAACATGCCTATGGGGTCTTCCATCCGATCGGGGGCGTGAATCAGCTTTCGAAGGCGATGGCCCGGGTGACTGAGGAGCACGGCGGTAAGATCCATACCGGCTCCGGGGTGAAGAGCCTGTGGATCGAAGGAAAAAAGGTACGGGGTGTCTATCTTGAAGACGGCCGCAGCGTGGAGGCGGAAGAAGTCATCATCAACAGCGATTTCGCCCATGCGATGACAAATCTTGTCGATGGCAATCAGCTGAAGAAGTACTCGCCGAAAAAACTCGCGAAAAAGAAGTATTCGTGTTCGACGTTCATGCTGTATCTCGGTCTCGACACGATTTACAAGGATATGCCTCATCACACGATCGCTTTTTCAAAAGACTACAAAAAGAATGTCGAGGAAATCACGAAGGAGAAGATCCTCTCAGAAGATTCCTCCCTCTATATCCAGAATGCAAGCGTGACCGACCCGACGCTTGCTCCGGAAGGGAAGTCCACCCTGTATATCCTGGCCCCAGTGCCGAATAACTTCAGCGGAATCGACTGGGAACAGGAAAAAGGAACCTTTCGTGAACTCATTCTGAAAACGGTCGAAGAAAAGACAGGATTCAAAAATCTTGAAGCTCACATAGACGTGGAAAAAATGATCACACCGAAGAACTGGGAACAGGATCTCTACGTCTATCAGGGAGCCACATTCAATCTTGGCCATCAGCTCTCGCAAATGATGGTGTTCAGGCCTCATAACCGTTTCGAGGAACTGGAATCCTGCTGGCTCGTCGGCGGCGGTACACATCCGGGCAGCGGGCTTCCGACGATCCTTGAATCGGCCCGTATCACAGCTAACGGCATCCTGGAACAGGATCTGCAGGAATCGATCCCTGTATCTCCTCTTCCCATTATGGAGGGATTGTAA
- a CDS encoding NUDIX domain-containing protein has protein sequence MNKEFEARSRPRACAAIIKNDHILMVKMKRGDKVWWSLPGGGLEEGESFEETVVREVKEEVNLSVKVDRHLFTYDYGAGECRVFSTDLMGSHVPQLGYDPEYAGDEQKLQEVKWWPLEAMKDDLEVSRVIEQMNIMTK, from the coding sequence GTGAATAAGGAATTCGAAGCCCGCAGCCGTCCGAGAGCATGTGCTGCAATCATCAAAAACGATCATATCCTCATGGTGAAAATGAAGCGCGGGGATAAAGTATGGTGGTCACTGCCGGGCGGAGGACTGGAAGAAGGGGAAAGCTTTGAAGAGACCGTTGTGAGGGAAGTGAAGGAAGAGGTAAATCTTTCCGTGAAAGTGGACCGGCACTTATTTACCTATGACTACGGTGCGGGGGAATGCCGCGTCTTTTCAACCGATCTTATGGGCTCCCATGTTCCGCAGCTTGGTTACGACCCGGAATATGCCGGGGATGAGCAGAAGCTTCAAGAAGTAAAGTGGTGGCCGCTTGAAGCAATGAAGGATGACCTTGAAGTCTCCAGGGTCATTGAACAGATGAACATCATGACGAAATAG